Proteins encoded by one window of Desulfotignum phosphitoxidans DSM 13687:
- a CDS encoding TetR/AcrR family transcriptional regulator, which yields MGRKSISHIRKPEILHHTYKVVEDEGFMGMTIGKVATRMGVNSGLLIHYFKSKEGLIMEMVDYLFKISMKSYHAELENHTAPKDRFQCLMRILFTTSGKGPQRDAVFWSCYAMGFRNADIRDRIQAMQKKFIAFGIREITAWEKAGLVRVPDKEKAAATILALSEGFGILRNSLSHLDSLEEIARTMRQSALDALGAGPASEPEAIRSAKTASGE from the coding sequence ATGGGCCGCAAAAGCATCTCCCATATCCGAAAACCTGAAATCCTTCACCATACCTATAAAGTGGTGGAAGACGAAGGCTTCATGGGTATGACCATCGGTAAAGTCGCCACCCGCATGGGGGTCAACTCCGGACTGCTGATCCATTATTTCAAAAGCAAAGAAGGCCTGATCATGGAAATGGTGGATTATCTGTTCAAAATTTCCATGAAATCCTATCACGCGGAACTGGAAAACCACACGGCCCCCAAAGACCGGTTTCAGTGCCTGATGCGCATTTTGTTCACCACCAGCGGTAAAGGGCCCCAGCGGGATGCCGTGTTCTGGTCCTGTTATGCCATGGGGTTCAGAAATGCCGATATCCGGGACCGGATCCAGGCCATGCAGAAAAAATTCATTGCTTTCGGCATCAGAGAAATCACGGCCTGGGAAAAAGCCGGTCTGGTCAGGGTTCCGGACAAGGAAAAGGCTGCGGCCACGATTCTTGCGCTTTCCGAAGGGTTCGGCATCCTTCGCAATTCATTGAGCCACCTGGATTCTCTGGAAGAAATCGCCCGGACCATGCGGCAAAGTGCCCTGGATGCATTGGGTGCCGGTCCGGCGTCAGAACCTGAAGCCATCAGATCAGCAAAGACAGCGTCAGGGGAATAA
- a CDS encoding TRAP transporter large permease: MTTILFSISLLVMLVALISIGVPIYASFGAVALFYGFSAGVDLSYIVGGSTWNLGSFAMLALPLFILAGYTMEKSGVTTSLIRWVNSLVGGMKGSLGAVSVISTALFGAISGSNASAVATVGTILIPQLKKAGYDIRYATALIACAAPIATLIPPSIAMILFSITAGLPVTVCFLSTIGPGILITIGYTLFNYIVVRKDPNVTVMKKEHLGIKIKEIGAATAKGMPGLFMPVLVLGGIYSGKFSPTEAAAMAVVYVIIIGVFVYRKLTWKNFFAASVGAGRSTGIIMVMMFFILALGRELILGGFPELMANFILDIAGGNTILILLMLNVCLLVIGMFLDDCSGSILAAILLLPLAVKAGIHPIHFAAIAGVNLGMGNVTPPCAPLLLMAGAISGTPLKEYFWWGIKMQMTVHLPVVLLVTYIPDLALFLPKIILGIQ; this comes from the coding sequence ATGACAACCATACTATTTAGTATTTCCTTGCTTGTAATGCTTGTTGCCCTGATTTCCATCGGGGTGCCGATTTATGCTTCATTTGGGGCGGTGGCTTTGTTCTATGGCTTTTCAGCTGGTGTTGATCTCAGCTACATTGTCGGGGGGAGCACCTGGAACCTTGGTAGCTTTGCAATGCTGGCCCTGCCACTTTTTATCTTGGCCGGTTATACAATGGAAAAAAGCGGGGTTACCACCAGCTTGATCAGATGGGTAAATTCGTTGGTGGGGGGTATGAAGGGGTCTCTCGGGGCAGTTAGTGTTATCAGCACAGCACTTTTTGGCGCAATATCTGGAAGCAATGCATCCGCTGTTGCAACCGTCGGGACGATACTGATTCCTCAGTTGAAAAAAGCAGGGTACGACATACGGTATGCGACCGCCCTGATCGCATGTGCCGCTCCGATTGCCACGCTGATCCCTCCAAGTATTGCCATGATTCTTTTTTCCATTACGGCAGGCCTACCCGTTACCGTATGTTTTTTATCCACCATCGGCCCCGGCATTTTGATCACCATTGGCTATACTCTGTTCAACTATATTGTTGTCCGTAAAGATCCCAATGTCACCGTTATGAAAAAAGAACATCTTGGCATAAAAATCAAAGAAATCGGTGCAGCCACGGCAAAAGGGATGCCCGGTCTATTTATGCCAGTTTTGGTTCTGGGTGGGATTTACTCCGGAAAATTCAGCCCCACGGAAGCTGCTGCCATGGCTGTTGTGTACGTCATTATCATCGGGGTGTTTGTTTACCGGAAGCTGACATGGAAAAATTTTTTTGCTGCATCGGTCGGCGCAGGAAGATCCACCGGAATCATCATGGTAATGATGTTCTTTATATTGGCTTTGGGCAGAGAACTGATTTTAGGCGGATTTCCAGAGCTTATGGCCAATTTTATCCTGGACATCGCCGGTGGCAACACGATCCTGATTCTCCTGATGTTGAATGTATGCCTGCTTGTGATCGGTATGTTTCTTGATGATTGCTCAGGAAGTATCCTCGCGGCAATTCTCCTTCTGCCGCTTGCAGTCAAAGCAGGAATTCATCCTATCCATTTTGCCGCTATCGCCGGAGTCAACTTAGGGATGGGCAATGTTACTCCGCCTTGCGCACCTCTATTGTTAATGGCGGGGGCGATATCCGGCACACCACTAAAGGAATATTTCTGGTGGGGAATCAAAATGCAGATGACGGTCCATCTGCCTGTTGTATTACTGGTAACATACATACCGGATCTGGCGCTGTTTCTGCCGAAAATAATTCTGGGCATACAATGA
- a CDS encoding MurR/RpiR family transcriptional regulator, with translation MQISPTTLEDLQIRFNRIVSGNDDLKLSNKSVEIFRQMLTDPAATSVKTISELANEFGIHRSFLTRLAQKLGFKGFPEFQSVFRRELKGKTNFYTRQVEKYLQRDRVSSEFEKSTLEEVSTAEWSNILFAMENFDGKVFEAVVSSLKDARRISVLGLRGSYPVAYYLGYYLKMIRDDVSIAGMSGHILAEELGNLCPGDLLLAISAAPYTKSTVEACHIVHELGIDIIAITDSQISPLINYAKHTLFGACKGNYFFTPLISFIMYVEALLTALIKKSGHISITNLKKKEMIFAKMDTEIGKK, from the coding sequence ATGCAGATATCCCCCACGACCTTAGAAGACCTACAAATTCGATTCAATCGAATTGTCAGCGGCAATGATGACCTGAAACTCAGCAACAAGTCCGTGGAAATTTTCCGACAGATGCTGACAGATCCTGCTGCAACATCAGTAAAGACCATTTCTGAATTGGCAAATGAGTTTGGTATCCATAGATCTTTTTTAACCAGATTGGCACAAAAGCTTGGTTTTAAAGGTTTCCCAGAGTTTCAATCGGTATTTCGAAGAGAACTAAAAGGTAAAACCAATTTTTATACCAGACAAGTTGAGAAATATCTGCAACGAGATAGGGTGTCAAGCGAGTTTGAAAAATCCACACTTGAAGAGGTTTCCACAGCAGAATGGAGCAATATTCTATTCGCTATGGAAAATTTTGATGGAAAGGTTTTCGAAGCCGTTGTGTCTTCACTAAAGGATGCCCGAAGAATCTCCGTACTGGGACTCAGAGGAAGTTACCCGGTTGCATATTATCTTGGTTATTATCTGAAAATGATCAGGGACGATGTCTCAATCGCCGGCATGAGCGGTCATATTTTAGCTGAGGAACTCGGCAATCTTTGTCCCGGAGATCTATTGCTTGCCATCAGTGCCGCGCCTTATACTAAAAGCACTGTTGAGGCTTGCCATATCGTCCATGAGTTAGGGATAGACATCATCGCCATCACAGACAGCCAGATATCTCCCTTGATCAATTATGCCAAACATACGTTATTCGGTGCCTGTAAAGGAAACTATTTTTTCACTCCTTTAATTTCTTTCATCATGTATGTAGAGGCGCTTCTTACGGCATTGATCAAAAAATCGGGACACATATCTATAACCAATCTGAAGAAAAAAGAGATGATTTTTGCCAAGATGGATACTGAAATTGGCAAAAAATAA
- a CDS encoding C45 family autoproteolytic acyltransferase/hydolase, translated as MRIKEFTVSGSYYEIGFAVGSRFKDVIHETFDNHKGLHEEFLVYHRTDDGQTRYENLIALHEKEYPHFMDELKGMAEGSGRNFEELFLMNMRGEYAGYVKDGALKGCTTFSVINKNNALFAHNEDGLEVFKGSLYLLRAKPDGMPQFTALTYPGFLSGNSLGFNDEGICFSINNVHPEYIAEGVGRHFIARSIFEAKTIEEAVAKVTRDGRATGFNYTLASVKQRRIVNVEVCTTCHHIKEIDSAYCHTNHFVELTDVKQKINKTSAARLKRGYDYINSNRLLGKDEVLSFISDTQNAVYPVYRDCTPPDDRVTLMTAVFDIDLATCTFYSQAPKKGIKGLTLSIGSF; from the coding sequence ATGAGGATTAAGGAATTCACTGTTTCAGGAAGTTATTATGAAATTGGTTTTGCCGTTGGATCCCGTTTTAAAGATGTCATACATGAAACCTTTGATAATCATAAAGGATTGCATGAAGAATTTCTGGTTTACCACCGCACTGATGACGGTCAGACCCGATATGAAAATCTAATCGCCCTGCATGAAAAAGAATACCCTCATTTCATGGACGAGTTGAAAGGAATGGCTGAGGGATCTGGGCGAAACTTTGAAGAGCTGTTTTTAATGAACATGCGCGGAGAATATGCCGGCTATGTCAAAGATGGGGCACTAAAGGGGTGTACCACCTTTTCGGTGATCAACAAAAACAATGCCCTATTTGCACACAATGAAGATGGTTTGGAAGTCTTCAAAGGCAGTTTGTACCTGCTGAGAGCCAAACCCGATGGTATGCCGCAGTTCACTGCGCTTACCTATCCTGGTTTCCTATCCGGTAATTCCTTAGGCTTTAACGATGAAGGCATATGTTTTTCGATCAATAACGTTCACCCTGAATATATCGCTGAAGGCGTCGGCAGGCATTTTATAGCCCGGTCAATTTTTGAGGCCAAAACAATTGAAGAAGCCGTCGCCAAAGTAACCCGGGATGGTAGAGCTACCGGATTCAATTATACCCTTGCTTCGGTCAAACAACGAAGAATCGTCAATGTAGAGGTCTGCACAACATGTCACCACATCAAAGAAATCGACTCCGCATATTGCCATACAAACCATTTTGTGGAATTAACGGATGTCAAACAAAAAATCAACAAGACCAGTGCTGCGCGACTCAAAAGAGGTTATGATTATATCAATTCCAATCGGCTGCTTGGAAAAGATGAGGTATTATCTTTTATCTCTGATACACAAAATGCCGTATATCCGGTATATCGTGACTGCACACCGCCTGATGATCGTGTGACACTTATGACAGCTGTTTTTGATATAGATCTTGCCACATGCACGTTTTACAGCCAAGCACCCAAAAAAGGAATCAAGGGGCTTACCCTGTCAATTGGTTCATTTTGA
- a CDS encoding TRAP transporter small permease, which yields MEDSVQLKNFFAVGLVKAINIIVVILNSAVAGAMFWMVVSRHFLPSSPMLWIEEMIILLALWLYFIGGASCSFSDGHVKGGFLDIWLNEKKQQLTRRLAGFCELGILTAYIWLATKYFIHLFNSNKSAIYLNLNKSYWALSVVVGLTLMSFFVVFHIISSFKHSKNDEAEEPSHDNHTI from the coding sequence ATGGAAGATTCAGTCCAGTTAAAAAATTTTTTCGCCGTAGGATTGGTTAAAGCCATCAATATCATCGTGGTGATCTTAAATTCCGCTGTTGCAGGAGCCATGTTCTGGATGGTTGTCAGTCGTCATTTTTTGCCAAGCTCCCCAATGCTTTGGATAGAAGAGATGATCATCTTGCTGGCTTTGTGGCTTTATTTCATAGGCGGTGCTTCCTGCTCTTTCAGTGACGGTCATGTCAAAGGGGGGTTTCTGGATATCTGGCTGAATGAAAAAAAACAACAACTGACACGTCGTTTAGCCGGATTCTGTGAGCTTGGTATTTTAACAGCCTATATATGGCTTGCAACTAAATATTTCATCCATTTGTTCAACAGCAACAAATCAGCTATTTATCTCAATTTAAATAAGTCTTACTGGGCGTTGTCTGTTGTTGTCGGGTTGACCCTCATGTCGTTTTTCGTTGTTTTTCACATTATTTCATCTTTTAAACACTCAAAAAACGATGAAGCGGAGGAACCATCCCATGACAACCATACTATTTAG
- the dctP gene encoding TRAP transporter substrate-binding protein DctP — protein sequence MLLKKCAMAILIALTVTTVSYSADPIKLIFTDQQFEGQWMRKVGLRFVELAEEKSNGRIKMDLKLGGVLGDYMALAEQTSMGSIDLVCSAPPSDLDPDIDILWLGFLERSLADAQMLWDKDGDLFNMVDQIFAKSNLKLLHLSTDGWLGILVRKNANIFDKINTIPGDAKGTKARIPPSRLMQARISSYGFNAIPIPFSECYTGLQLGTFDFKCGTVVDELNVFGDVSEGFIHTHEALEKVCILMNLDKFNTLPEDLQNALTAAGEQSQKESFREIEAFTKSQEQAAIDKFGVKIKTLSPDSLANLYQVGQKAEWTAAEKIFGKEKMDIVRTAVAKLE from the coding sequence ATGCTTTTAAAGAAATGCGCAATGGCGATTCTTATCGCCCTGACAGTTACCACCGTCAGTTATTCTGCCGATCCGATTAAATTGATTTTTACGGATCAGCAGTTTGAAGGCCAATGGATGCGTAAAGTAGGCTTACGTTTTGTTGAACTCGCAGAGGAGAAAAGCAACGGTCGAATCAAGATGGATTTAAAATTGGGAGGCGTTTTAGGAGATTATATGGCTCTGGCTGAACAGACATCCATGGGATCCATCGATTTGGTTTGCAGCGCCCCTCCTTCAGATTTGGACCCGGACATAGATATTCTGTGGCTGGGATTCCTGGAACGTTCATTAGCGGATGCACAGATGCTTTGGGATAAAGACGGTGACCTTTTCAACATGGTGGACCAGATTTTCGCCAAAAGCAATTTAAAACTGTTGCACCTGAGTACAGACGGCTGGCTGGGTATTCTGGTCAGGAAAAATGCCAATATTTTTGATAAAATCAACACAATTCCCGGGGACGCCAAAGGCACCAAGGCACGAATCCCACCCTCCAGACTGATGCAGGCAAGAATATCTTCTTATGGTTTTAACGCCATCCCAATTCCATTCAGTGAATGTTACACAGGGTTGCAGCTGGGGACCTTTGATTTCAAGTGTGGAACGGTAGTTGATGAATTGAATGTGTTTGGTGATGTATCCGAAGGATTTATTCATACACACGAGGCCCTGGAAAAAGTTTGTATTTTAATGAATCTCGACAAATTCAACACCCTGCCCGAGGACCTCCAAAATGCCCTGACAGCTGCCGGAGAACAGTCACAAAAAGAATCATTCCGTGAAATAGAAGCCTTCACAAAATCCCAGGAGCAGGCAGCCATCGACAAATTTGGTGTAAAAATCAAAACCCTTTCTCCTGATAGCCTAGCAAACCTTTATCAAGTCGGCCAAAAGGCAGAATGGACAGCTGCTGAAAAAATTTTTGGGAAGGAAAAAATGGATATCGTCAGGACCGCAGTTGCAAAGCTTGAATAA
- a CDS encoding N-acyl homoserine lactonase family protein — protein sequence MTGSLTIHPIVLGTKVFDKSMMTYQHGQGQTYTIPIYAWLIKGSDQTILVDTGEMHPIQSEDREAAIKGKIYTFEDGLARHGLTPKDIDIVIHTHLHTDHCENDYKCENARFFVHEKELEAVHNPHPLDYRYLEDYIEDVEDNGQIQVLTADTDIVPGIRMIHTPAHTSGGMTVLVDTPKGKAAITGFCIIDENMDPPPEILGMEMAVIPPGTHVDVYEAYNILETVKKQADILIPLHEPRFAAIDVIGA from the coding sequence ATGACCGGATCATTGACCATTCATCCCATTGTCTTAGGAACCAAAGTATTTGATAAAAGCATGATGACGTATCAGCACGGCCAGGGCCAGACTTATACCATTCCCATCTATGCCTGGCTTATCAAAGGCAGTGATCAGACCATTTTAGTGGACACGGGCGAGATGCACCCCATTCAGTCCGAAGACCGGGAAGCGGCCATCAAGGGCAAAATATACACCTTTGAAGACGGGCTGGCCCGCCACGGGCTCACGCCCAAAGACATCGACATCGTGATCCACACCCATCTGCACACGGACCACTGCGAAAATGATTATAAATGCGAAAACGCCCGGTTCTTTGTTCATGAAAAAGAACTGGAAGCGGTGCACAATCCCCATCCCCTGGATTACCGGTATCTGGAGGACTATATCGAGGATGTTGAAGACAACGGCCAGATACAGGTGTTGACCGCGGACACGGACATTGTCCCGGGCATCCGCATGATCCACACCCCGGCCCACACCTCGGGCGGCATGACCGTGCTGGTGGATACGCCCAAAGGAAAAGCCGCCATCACGGGATTCTGCATTATTGACGAAAACATGGATCCACCGCCGGAAATTTTAGGAATGGAAATGGCTGTGATCCCGCCGGGCACCCATGTGGATGTCTACGAGGCATATAATATTCTGGAAACCGTGAAAAAACAGGCGGACATTCTCATTCCCCTGCACGAACCGCGGTTTGCAGCCATTGACGTGATCGGCGCGTAA
- a CDS encoding AEC family transporter encodes MRFFLFEWTIQFSPCIQIIMLILNTLFPLFILLLLGRILKSSGMTDPRFLAMSDRLVYYVFFPVMLFWKIGTSTPDQGVSAGLCLAGLSGVFLAFAASLAAIRYFKISAFQAGSFCQACFRFNTYIGMALVLTVLGEDGVRHFGILVGVVIPVINVLSVSVLVWYSGGSPSIRENLTYFVRALVSNPLIIGCVAGFLFSRSDLVFPVFVQNTFSLMTAVTLPLALISIGGSLRFKGLADHAGVSLLAAGIKLLLLPLSGFLLLKGFQVTGTAFTAGMIFFSLPTSTAIYVLSGQLNSDTDLASGAIMVSTLLSFIPLTLSLLI; translated from the coding sequence ATGAGATTTTTTCTTTTTGAATGGACGATTCAGTTCAGCCCATGTATACAGATCATTATGTTAATACTCAACACCCTGTTTCCCTTATTTATCCTGCTGCTGCTCGGTCGGATTTTAAAATCGTCGGGCATGACGGATCCGCGGTTTCTGGCCATGTCCGACCGGCTGGTATATTATGTGTTTTTTCCGGTCATGCTGTTCTGGAAAATCGGGACCAGCACCCCGGATCAGGGCGTGAGTGCCGGGCTTTGCCTGGCCGGGCTTTCCGGGGTGTTTCTGGCATTTGCCGCAAGCCTTGCGGCGATTCGGTATTTTAAGATTTCCGCGTTTCAGGCAGGATCGTTCTGCCAGGCCTGTTTTCGATTCAACACCTATATCGGCATGGCCCTGGTGTTGACCGTGCTGGGCGAAGACGGGGTCCGTCATTTCGGGATTCTGGTCGGGGTGGTCATTCCTGTGATCAATGTGCTGTCCGTGTCCGTGCTGGTATGGTATTCCGGCGGCAGCCCCTCCATCCGGGAAAACCTGACATATTTTGTCCGGGCCCTGGTATCCAATCCCTTGATTATCGGATGTGTGGCCGGATTTTTGTTTTCCCGGTCAGACCTGGTGTTTCCCGTGTTTGTCCAAAATACGTTTTCGCTGATGACCGCTGTGACCCTGCCCCTGGCTTTGATTTCCATCGGCGGGTCTTTGCGGTTCAAAGGCCTGGCCGATCATGCCGGGGTGTCGCTGCTGGCCGCCGGGATCAAGCTGCTGCTGCTGCCGCTGTCAGGGTTTTTGCTGCTCAAGGGATTTCAGGTGACGGGCACGGCGTTTACCGCGGGCATGATCTTTTTTTCTTTGCCCACGTCCACAGCGATTTATGTGCTGTCCGGGCAGTTGAACTCGGACACGGATCTGGCGTCCGGTGCCATCATGGTTTCCACGCTGCTGTCTTTTATTCCCCTGACGCTGTCTTTGCTGATCTGA
- the cooS gene encoding anaerobic carbon-monoxide dehydrogenase catalytic subunit: MPKDIPVTKQVPASDLTTCEATRQMLEKARKDGVVLNLDRAVDMKPCPIGVESACCKHCFMGPCRINPRDPYKKVGICGATIDTITARNLARNVATGSASHNDHGQHILHLFKGIIEKSVTDFSIADTRKLQNLATELGIDTEDRSVEDVAKDLCDELEKTFSNVDGEMPFMKRVPAATLELWRKDGIVPRGAMKEVMEMMSRTHIGCDQDYNHLMKQISRTALADGWGGSMVATELSDIMFGTPSPIVAEVNMGVLKEDHVNVIVHGHEPAMFEGMLAGVNDPFFIQAAKDKGAAGINLVGMCCSGAEMMSRHGIPHAGNFSSTEAVLVTGAVDAMVVDIQCIKQGLAQVAKCYDTHLITTSDRAHIEGATHIQFDETDPRTCTDEVLIKAISRFGSRSQPIQIPNQVQKGIQGFSHEYIEYMLGGTFRGSYSPLNDNIINGRIRGVAGVVGCTNPKVKQDYVHVELVRELIKNDVLVLQTGCSQIALSKAGFLTPEAAALAGPGLSEVCETVGMPPVLGLGSCVDNTRILIAASAMVKAGGLGNSIADLPAAGCAPEWMSEKALAIGQYFVSSGVYTVFGVGFPALSGTRFHDLLFNGLEQQGYGKWGMAKDPIEIARLMIDHIDKKRSQLGIDKARERVLVDMNDRRALA, translated from the coding sequence ATGCCCAAGGATATCCCTGTCACCAAACAGGTGCCGGCATCGGATTTAACCACTTGTGAAGCCACCCGCCAGATGCTGGAAAAAGCCAGAAAAGACGGCGTTGTTCTCAACCTGGACCGGGCCGTGGACATGAAACCCTGCCCCATCGGCGTGGAATCGGCCTGCTGCAAACATTGTTTCATGGGGCCCTGCCGCATCAATCCCAGGGACCCGTACAAAAAAGTCGGCATCTGCGGTGCCACCATCGACACCATCACGGCCCGGAACCTGGCCCGGAATGTGGCCACGGGATCGGCTTCCCACAACGATCACGGCCAGCACATCCTTCATCTGTTCAAAGGGATCATCGAAAAAAGCGTGACTGATTTTTCCATTGCCGATACCCGGAAACTGCAAAATCTGGCAACCGAGCTGGGCATTGATACTGAAGACCGGTCTGTAGAAGATGTGGCAAAAGACCTGTGCGACGAGCTGGAAAAAACCTTTTCCAATGTGGACGGAGAAATGCCGTTTATGAAACGGGTGCCCGCCGCCACCCTGGAACTGTGGCGCAAAGACGGCATCGTGCCCAGAGGCGCCATGAAAGAGGTCATGGAGATGATGAGCCGGACCCACATCGGGTGCGACCAGGATTACAACCACCTGATGAAACAGATCAGCCGCACGGCCCTGGCCGACGGCTGGGGCGGTTCCATGGTGGCCACGGAACTGTCCGACATCATGTTCGGCACCCCGTCTCCCATTGTGGCGGAAGTGAACATGGGGGTGCTCAAGGAAGATCACGTGAACGTGATTGTCCACGGGCATGAACCCGCCATGTTTGAAGGCATGCTGGCGGGGGTGAACGATCCGTTCTTCATCCAGGCTGCCAAAGACAAGGGGGCCGCCGGCATCAACCTGGTGGGCATGTGCTGCTCGGGCGCAGAGATGATGTCCCGTCACGGGATTCCCCATGCCGGCAATTTCTCGTCCACGGAAGCCGTCCTGGTCACAGGGGCCGTGGATGCCATGGTGGTGGATATCCAGTGCATCAAGCAGGGACTGGCCCAGGTGGCAAAATGTTATGACACCCATCTGATCACCACCAGTGACCGGGCACACATCGAGGGCGCCACCCACATTCAATTTGACGAAACCGATCCCCGGACCTGCACGGATGAAGTCCTGATCAAGGCCATCTCCCGGTTCGGGTCCCGAAGCCAGCCGATCCAGATTCCCAACCAGGTCCAGAAAGGGATCCAGGGATTTTCCCATGAATACATCGAATACATGCTGGGCGGCACGTTCAGAGGGTCTTATTCTCCGTTGAACGACAATATCATCAACGGCCGGATCCGAGGCGTGGCCGGGGTGGTGGGCTGCACCAACCCCAAGGTCAAGCAGGATTACGTGCATGTGGAACTGGTCAGGGAACTGATTAAAAACGATGTGCTGGTGCTCCAGACGGGATGTTCCCAGATCGCCTTGTCCAAAGCGGGCTTTCTCACGCCGGAAGCCGCGGCCCTGGCCGGACCGGGACTGTCCGAGGTGTGTGAGACCGTGGGCATGCCGCCGGTACTGGGCTTAGGGTCCTGTGTGGACAACACCCGAATTCTGATTGCGGCCTCCGCCATGGTCAAGGCCGGGGGATTGGGCAACAGCATTGCCGATTTGCCCGCAGCCGGGTGTGCGCCGGAATGGATGAGTGAAAAAGCCCTGGCCATTGGTCAGTATTTTGTGTCTTCCGGGGTTTACACGGTATTTGGTGTGGGATTTCCGGCTCTTTCCGGCACCCGGTTCCATGATCTTTTGTTCAACGGACTGGAACAGCAGGGATACGGCAAATGGGGCATGGCCAAGGACCCCATTGAAATTGCCAGACTCATGATCGATCATATTGACAAGAAACGCAGTCAGCTGGGCATTGACAAGGCCCGGGAAAGAGTCCTGGTGGACATGAACGACCGCCGGGCCCTGGCCTGA